One region of Ammospiza caudacuta isolate bAmmCau1 chromosome 22, bAmmCau1.pri, whole genome shotgun sequence genomic DNA includes:
- the LOC131567211 gene encoding solute carrier family 2, facilitated glucose transporter member 5-like isoform X1, with protein MEGGKRDSSEGTQGARGKMTLPLALAALISAFGSSFQYGYNVSVINSPAPYMQDFYNSTHLERTGLPMDRGFQTLLWSLTVSMFPLGGLFGSLLVWPMVNSCGRKGTLLINNLFSIAAAILMGTSELAKSFEVIILSRVLVGIFAGLASNVVPMFLGEMSPKNLRGAVGVVPQLFITIGILAAQILGLQGILGNARGWPVLLGLTGIPSLLQLLALPFFPESPRYLLIQRGSEEQARTALQRLRGWQDVDEEIQEMYQEDRSEKEEGQFSVLSLFTSRGLRWQLISIIVMMAGQQLSGVNGVFYYADRIFESAGVHSSSIQYVTVSIGAINVVMTLLAVFIVESLGRRILLLAGFVLCSASCAVLTLALNLQSSVSWMSYLSIVCVIAYIIGHAVGPSPIPAVMITEMFLQSSRPAAFMVGGSVHWLSNFTVGLLFLYMEAGLGPYSFLIFCAVCVATLLYIFFIIPETKNKTFMEINRIMAKRNKVEVQESQEPKDSYPLSRQEEKKSLSSTEM; from the exons ATGGAAGGAGGGAAGCGGGACAGCTCCGAGGGCACCCAGGGTGCCAGGGGG aAGATGACGCTGCCCCTGGCCCTGGCGGCTCTGATTTCTGCCTTTGGCTCTTCCTTCCAGTACGGCTACAACGTGTCTGTGATCAACTCCCCTGCCCCG tACATGCAGGACTTCTACAACAGCACCCACCTGGAGAGGACAGGGCTGCCCATGGACAGGGGCTTCCAGACCCTGCTCTGGTCACTCACAGTGTCCATGTTCCCCCTGGGTGGCCTCTTTGGGTCACTCCTGGTGTGGCCCATGGTCAACAGCTGTGGCAG AAAGGGCACTTTGCTGATAAATAACCTCTTCTCCATCGCTGCTGCAATCCTCATGGGGACCTCAGAACTGGCAAAAAGCTTTGAAGTGATCATCCTTTCCCGTGTCCTCGTGGGAATATTTGCTG GTCTGGCTTCCAACGTGGTTCCCATGTTCCTCGGAGAAATGTCCCCCAAGAACCTGAGAGGAGCTGTGGGGGTGGTGCCACAGCTCTTCATCACCATTGGCATCCTTGCAGCTCAGATCCTCGGGCTGCAGGGCATCCTTGGCAATGCCAGAG GGTGGCCCGTGCTGCTGGGGCTCACTGGCATCCcgtccctgctccagctcctggcactgcccttcTTCCCCGAGAGCCCCAGGTACCTGCTCATCCAGAGGGGCTCCGAGGAGCAGGCACGGACAG ctctgcagaggctgaggggcTGGCAGGACGTGGATGAGGAGATTCAGGAGATGTACCAGGAGGATCGCTCCGAGAAGGAGGAGGGGCAGttctctgtgctcagcctgTTCACCTCCAGGGGCCTCAGGTGGCAGCTCATCTCCATCATCGTCATgatggcagggcagcagctctcgGGGGTCAACGGG GTTTTCTACTATGCAGACAGGATCTTCGAGTCAGCGGGggtgcacagcagcagcatccagtaTGTCACCGTGTCAATAGGTGCCATCAACGTGGTCATGACGCTGCTGGCT GTTTTCATTGTGGAGTCCCTGGGGAGGAGGATCCTTCTCCTGGCTGGCTtcgtgctgtgctctgcctccTGTGCAGTCCTAACCCTGGCCCTCAACCTCCAG agctctgtgtcctggATGTCCTACCTCAGCATAGTCTGTGTCATTGCCTACATCATTGGACACGCCGTCGGACCCA gtCCCATTCCTGCCGTGATGATCACCGAGATGTTCCTGCAGTCGTCCCGGCCCGCGGCGTTCATGGTGGGCGGCTCTGTGCACTGGCTGAGCAACTTCACCGTGGGGCTGCTCTTCCTCTACATGGAG GCTGGCCTGGGGCCCTACAGCTTCCTCATCTTCTGTGCCGTCTGCGTGGCCACCCTGCTCTACATCTTCTTCATCATTCCCGAGACCAAGAATAAAACCTTCATGGAGATCAACAGGATCATGGCCAAGAGGAACAAAGTGGAGGTGCAGGAAAGCCAAGAGCCTAAAGATTCCTACCccctgagcaggcaggaagaGAAGAAATCACTCTCCAGCACTGAGATGTGA
- the LOC131567211 gene encoding solute carrier family 2, facilitated glucose transporter member 5-like isoform X2, with amino-acid sequence MEGGKRDSSEGTQGARGMTLPLALAALISAFGSSFQYGYNVSVINSPAPYMQDFYNSTHLERTGLPMDRGFQTLLWSLTVSMFPLGGLFGSLLVWPMVNSCGRKGTLLINNLFSIAAAILMGTSELAKSFEVIILSRVLVGIFAGLASNVVPMFLGEMSPKNLRGAVGVVPQLFITIGILAAQILGLQGILGNARGWPVLLGLTGIPSLLQLLALPFFPESPRYLLIQRGSEEQARTALQRLRGWQDVDEEIQEMYQEDRSEKEEGQFSVLSLFTSRGLRWQLISIIVMMAGQQLSGVNGVFYYADRIFESAGVHSSSIQYVTVSIGAINVVMTLLAVFIVESLGRRILLLAGFVLCSASCAVLTLALNLQSSVSWMSYLSIVCVIAYIIGHAVGPSPIPAVMITEMFLQSSRPAAFMVGGSVHWLSNFTVGLLFLYMEAGLGPYSFLIFCAVCVATLLYIFFIIPETKNKTFMEINRIMAKRNKVEVQESQEPKDSYPLSRQEEKKSLSSTEM; translated from the exons ATGGAAGGAGGGAAGCGGGACAGCTCCGAGGGCACCCAGGGTGCCAGGGGG ATGACGCTGCCCCTGGCCCTGGCGGCTCTGATTTCTGCCTTTGGCTCTTCCTTCCAGTACGGCTACAACGTGTCTGTGATCAACTCCCCTGCCCCG tACATGCAGGACTTCTACAACAGCACCCACCTGGAGAGGACAGGGCTGCCCATGGACAGGGGCTTCCAGACCCTGCTCTGGTCACTCACAGTGTCCATGTTCCCCCTGGGTGGCCTCTTTGGGTCACTCCTGGTGTGGCCCATGGTCAACAGCTGTGGCAG AAAGGGCACTTTGCTGATAAATAACCTCTTCTCCATCGCTGCTGCAATCCTCATGGGGACCTCAGAACTGGCAAAAAGCTTTGAAGTGATCATCCTTTCCCGTGTCCTCGTGGGAATATTTGCTG GTCTGGCTTCCAACGTGGTTCCCATGTTCCTCGGAGAAATGTCCCCCAAGAACCTGAGAGGAGCTGTGGGGGTGGTGCCACAGCTCTTCATCACCATTGGCATCCTTGCAGCTCAGATCCTCGGGCTGCAGGGCATCCTTGGCAATGCCAGAG GGTGGCCCGTGCTGCTGGGGCTCACTGGCATCCcgtccctgctccagctcctggcactgcccttcTTCCCCGAGAGCCCCAGGTACCTGCTCATCCAGAGGGGCTCCGAGGAGCAGGCACGGACAG ctctgcagaggctgaggggcTGGCAGGACGTGGATGAGGAGATTCAGGAGATGTACCAGGAGGATCGCTCCGAGAAGGAGGAGGGGCAGttctctgtgctcagcctgTTCACCTCCAGGGGCCTCAGGTGGCAGCTCATCTCCATCATCGTCATgatggcagggcagcagctctcgGGGGTCAACGGG GTTTTCTACTATGCAGACAGGATCTTCGAGTCAGCGGGggtgcacagcagcagcatccagtaTGTCACCGTGTCAATAGGTGCCATCAACGTGGTCATGACGCTGCTGGCT GTTTTCATTGTGGAGTCCCTGGGGAGGAGGATCCTTCTCCTGGCTGGCTtcgtgctgtgctctgcctccTGTGCAGTCCTAACCCTGGCCCTCAACCTCCAG agctctgtgtcctggATGTCCTACCTCAGCATAGTCTGTGTCATTGCCTACATCATTGGACACGCCGTCGGACCCA gtCCCATTCCTGCCGTGATGATCACCGAGATGTTCCTGCAGTCGTCCCGGCCCGCGGCGTTCATGGTGGGCGGCTCTGTGCACTGGCTGAGCAACTTCACCGTGGGGCTGCTCTTCCTCTACATGGAG GCTGGCCTGGGGCCCTACAGCTTCCTCATCTTCTGTGCCGTCTGCGTGGCCACCCTGCTCTACATCTTCTTCATCATTCCCGAGACCAAGAATAAAACCTTCATGGAGATCAACAGGATCATGGCCAAGAGGAACAAAGTGGAGGTGCAGGAAAGCCAAGAGCCTAAAGATTCCTACCccctgagcaggcaggaagaGAAGAAATCACTCTCCAGCACTGAGATGTGA
- the LOC131567211 gene encoding solute carrier family 2, facilitated glucose transporter member 5-like isoform X3, translating to MKGKHRKQDLKMTLPLALAALISAFGSSFQYGYNVSVINSPAPYMQDFYNSTHLERTGLPMDRGFQTLLWSLTVSMFPLGGLFGSLLVWPMVNSCGRKGTLLINNLFSIAAAILMGTSELAKSFEVIILSRVLVGIFAGLASNVVPMFLGEMSPKNLRGAVGVVPQLFITIGILAAQILGLQGILGNARGWPVLLGLTGIPSLLQLLALPFFPESPRYLLIQRGSEEQARTALQRLRGWQDVDEEIQEMYQEDRSEKEEGQFSVLSLFTSRGLRWQLISIIVMMAGQQLSGVNGVFYYADRIFESAGVHSSSIQYVTVSIGAINVVMTLLAVFIVESLGRRILLLAGFVLCSASCAVLTLALNLQSSVSWMSYLSIVCVIAYIIGHAVGPSPIPAVMITEMFLQSSRPAAFMVGGSVHWLSNFTVGLLFLYMEAGLGPYSFLIFCAVCVATLLYIFFIIPETKNKTFMEINRIMAKRNKVEVQESQEPKDSYPLSRQEEKKSLSSTEM from the exons ATgaagggaaaacacagaaagcaaGACTTG aAGATGACGCTGCCCCTGGCCCTGGCGGCTCTGATTTCTGCCTTTGGCTCTTCCTTCCAGTACGGCTACAACGTGTCTGTGATCAACTCCCCTGCCCCG tACATGCAGGACTTCTACAACAGCACCCACCTGGAGAGGACAGGGCTGCCCATGGACAGGGGCTTCCAGACCCTGCTCTGGTCACTCACAGTGTCCATGTTCCCCCTGGGTGGCCTCTTTGGGTCACTCCTGGTGTGGCCCATGGTCAACAGCTGTGGCAG AAAGGGCACTTTGCTGATAAATAACCTCTTCTCCATCGCTGCTGCAATCCTCATGGGGACCTCAGAACTGGCAAAAAGCTTTGAAGTGATCATCCTTTCCCGTGTCCTCGTGGGAATATTTGCTG GTCTGGCTTCCAACGTGGTTCCCATGTTCCTCGGAGAAATGTCCCCCAAGAACCTGAGAGGAGCTGTGGGGGTGGTGCCACAGCTCTTCATCACCATTGGCATCCTTGCAGCTCAGATCCTCGGGCTGCAGGGCATCCTTGGCAATGCCAGAG GGTGGCCCGTGCTGCTGGGGCTCACTGGCATCCcgtccctgctccagctcctggcactgcccttcTTCCCCGAGAGCCCCAGGTACCTGCTCATCCAGAGGGGCTCCGAGGAGCAGGCACGGACAG ctctgcagaggctgaggggcTGGCAGGACGTGGATGAGGAGATTCAGGAGATGTACCAGGAGGATCGCTCCGAGAAGGAGGAGGGGCAGttctctgtgctcagcctgTTCACCTCCAGGGGCCTCAGGTGGCAGCTCATCTCCATCATCGTCATgatggcagggcagcagctctcgGGGGTCAACGGG GTTTTCTACTATGCAGACAGGATCTTCGAGTCAGCGGGggtgcacagcagcagcatccagtaTGTCACCGTGTCAATAGGTGCCATCAACGTGGTCATGACGCTGCTGGCT GTTTTCATTGTGGAGTCCCTGGGGAGGAGGATCCTTCTCCTGGCTGGCTtcgtgctgtgctctgcctccTGTGCAGTCCTAACCCTGGCCCTCAACCTCCAG agctctgtgtcctggATGTCCTACCTCAGCATAGTCTGTGTCATTGCCTACATCATTGGACACGCCGTCGGACCCA gtCCCATTCCTGCCGTGATGATCACCGAGATGTTCCTGCAGTCGTCCCGGCCCGCGGCGTTCATGGTGGGCGGCTCTGTGCACTGGCTGAGCAACTTCACCGTGGGGCTGCTCTTCCTCTACATGGAG GCTGGCCTGGGGCCCTACAGCTTCCTCATCTTCTGTGCCGTCTGCGTGGCCACCCTGCTCTACATCTTCTTCATCATTCCCGAGACCAAGAATAAAACCTTCATGGAGATCAACAGGATCATGGCCAAGAGGAACAAAGTGGAGGTGCAGGAAAGCCAAGAGCCTAAAGATTCCTACCccctgagcaggcaggaagaGAAGAAATCACTCTCCAGCACTGAGATGTGA